One Opitutia bacterium DNA segment encodes these proteins:
- a CDS encoding EamA family transporter has product MWWIYALLSAVFAALTAILAKIGIRGVDSNVATAVRTVVVLVFAWGLVALQGNLGAVTLLSRHTLMFLALSGVATGVSWLFYFKALQLGTASLVSAVDKSSLALTLVLAAVFLGETLTLRTALGCGLILAGTALVVWPK; this is encoded by the coding sequence ATGTGGTGGATCTACGCTCTCCTTTCCGCGGTGTTCGCCGCGCTCACCGCCATCCTCGCCAAGATCGGCATCCGCGGCGTCGACTCCAACGTCGCGACCGCCGTGCGCACGGTTGTCGTGCTCGTCTTCGCGTGGGGACTTGTCGCGCTGCAGGGCAATCTCGGCGCGGTCACGTTGCTCTCGCGACACACACTGATGTTCCTCGCGCTCTCGGGCGTGGCGACGGGCGTGTCGTGGCTGTTCTATTTCAAGGCGCTGCAACTCGGCACCGCCTCGCTCGTGAGCGCGGTCGACAAGTCGAGTCTCGCGCTGACGCTCGTGCTCGCGGCGGTGTTCCTCGGCGAAACGCTCACGCTGCGCACGGCGCTCGGTTGCGGGTTGATTCTCGCCGGCACCGCGCTTGTCGTGTGGCCGAAGTGA
- a CDS encoding 3-methyladenine DNA glycosylase: MNTLSPAPLQLAESDWLERRRAHEARVRVWTDPHQARQARGEKHPVEDFLWEYYAYRPSWLRRWHPGPDVVLLGDAAREYLRWPEYVEADGGVRVNCSAFDPKRRESLAWLLGLLRATAERPPAFACFGLHEWAMVYRLAPEEIRHAQLPLRFPPEEVARITESLPIRCSHFDAFRFFTPAARPLNRLQPERATTTQLEQRGCLHANMDLYKWAFKLAPFTPSELMADCFALAREIREVDMRASPYDCRALGLAPIAIETPEGRADYERLQRGFAERSQPLRARLIALCERLLGN, from the coding sequence GTGAACACGCTCTCGCCCGCACCGCTGCAACTCGCCGAGTCCGACTGGCTCGAGCGCCGGCGCGCGCATGAGGCGCGCGTGCGCGTCTGGACCGATCCGCATCAGGCGCGGCAGGCGCGCGGCGAGAAGCATCCGGTCGAAGATTTCCTCTGGGAATACTATGCTTACCGCCCGAGCTGGCTGCGCCGCTGGCATCCGGGACCGGATGTCGTGCTGCTCGGCGACGCCGCGCGCGAGTATCTGCGCTGGCCGGAATACGTCGAGGCCGACGGCGGCGTGCGCGTGAACTGCAGCGCGTTCGACCCGAAGCGCCGCGAGTCGCTCGCGTGGCTGCTCGGGCTGCTGCGCGCGACCGCGGAGCGCCCGCCGGCGTTTGCCTGCTTCGGCCTGCACGAGTGGGCGATGGTTTACCGGCTCGCGCCGGAGGAAATCCGCCACGCGCAGCTGCCGCTGCGTTTTCCGCCGGAGGAAGTCGCGCGCATCACCGAGTCGCTGCCGATCCGCTGCTCGCATTTCGACGCGTTCCGCTTTTTCACGCCGGCCGCGCGGCCGCTGAACCGCCTGCAGCCCGAGCGCGCGACCACGACGCAGCTCGAGCAGCGCGGCTGCCTGCACGCCAACATGGATCTCTACAAGTGGGCGTTCAAACTCGCGCCGTTCACGCCGAGCGAGCTGATGGCCGACTGCTTCGCGCTGGCGCGCGAGATCCGCGAGGTCGACATGCGCGCGAGTCCCTACGATTGCCGCGCGCTCGGCCTCGCGCCAATCGCGATCGAGACGCCCGAGGGTCGCGCCGACTACGAGCGCCTCCAGCGCGGCTTCGCCGAGCGCAGCCAGCCGCTGCGCGCGCGCTTGATCGCGCTGTGCGAGCGGTTGCTGGGCAATTGA
- a CDS encoding TonB-dependent receptor plug domain-containing protein, translated as MITPRTPSSSAWWLAAVAGLLGLTLSAAAQTVAPASPSTKPEPKKIELPRASESANTADEKENDEEVVQLAPFVVAGEADRGYQATSTLAGTRLRTELRDVGAAISVVNAQFLADTASTNAKDVLVYTTGTEAAGLGGNYSGLSTGQGFSNAEDGLASPNSMTRVRGLSGADLTRDFFSTDIGLDSYNTERIDISRGANAILFGLGSPAGIINNQLKMPNLRKNGVTFTQSVSRYESHREVIDVNQVVEKDRLGIRIIGLNDEEKFRQEPAFEDDRRLYAAVRWEPRLVKNGTTQIQVSYEDGNIRANRPRLNPPADGLTVWFDVLNKVALDPTNTSAVTNNPTLAAHLGSAGRWFGQVGAVFTDPASNAQGGNGVPAYMMSRGGTPTYTQWYGVYNYTSAGNNPNFFLNKLYAPAGEAYAGLWRAQEISDPSIFNFYDQLLDGPNKSESTDFNALNAVVRQTFLNDAVGLELAYDKQEHSRRNRSLIGFDAAIIHVDMQSKLVDGSPNPNFGRPYFASDSIGNYMVDTDREAWRATAYGTADFTKKTSWLRHLGRHVFTGVYSKQESERLSRTYQGYAYTLDQNVYADSSTAQSYPGYVALHYLGGSIANRTSASGANIQGLTALHEPAATGTALLFDNRIDKWVYAPVSVITPERDLDKLYSNASRSFNRTESYSAIWQSYLLNRKLVGLVGWRQDEYDLFDAGTPPTVSPTGQVDPFAASWVYPQQATIHAKDSTVSWSVVGHTPDFIKRRLPRGMDVSLSYNRSENFRPSSTVADVYGRPFSPPRGSTRDYGITLSFADNKLVLRAIRYETLQANDVSTFYNTFWPGNDVVRAMNGLRGTNTSEVLINRWFGFKPGDADYLPLRSGLTSGTSANPGLTTAERTARDAWFARRTVAEWLRPVDPLLAQTWAFTQNASGTWSATRPPNVGNIADTESRGTELEVTYNPLPNWRMTFNAVRQEAVRTNYGKDFEEFITRNLPLWTDGDGVIAGSIRDQNGFEDIPYFNSVTGSRLGVMAINNMYVPYLNALAANNASVQELRKWRFNFVSNYEFTRGPLKGFSIGGATRWQDRVAIGYGVKKNAAGQWVSDVNQPYYGSDELDVDLWLKYTRRLARDKVRWTVQLNVRDILGTDDLIAVTAQPNGTTASFRIPQPQQWTITNTFAF; from the coding sequence ATGATCACCCCTCGCACGCCCTCGTCATCCGCCTGGTGGCTTGCCGCCGTTGCCGGTCTCCTCGGACTGACCCTCAGCGCGGCCGCCCAGACGGTAGCCCCAGCATCTCCGTCGACCAAACCGGAGCCGAAGAAAATCGAGCTCCCGCGCGCGAGCGAGTCCGCGAATACCGCCGACGAAAAGGAAAACGACGAGGAGGTCGTGCAACTCGCGCCGTTCGTCGTCGCGGGCGAAGCCGATCGCGGCTACCAAGCCACGTCGACGCTCGCCGGCACGCGCCTGCGCACCGAACTGCGCGACGTCGGCGCCGCGATCTCGGTGGTCAATGCGCAGTTCCTCGCCGACACCGCGTCGACCAACGCGAAGGACGTCCTCGTCTACACCACCGGCACCGAGGCCGCCGGCCTGGGCGGCAACTACTCCGGTCTTTCCACCGGCCAGGGTTTCTCCAACGCCGAAGACGGTCTCGCCAGCCCGAACTCGATGACGCGCGTTCGCGGCCTCAGCGGCGCCGACCTCACGCGCGACTTCTTCTCCACCGACATCGGCCTCGATTCCTACAACACCGAGCGCATCGACATCTCGCGCGGCGCGAACGCCATCCTCTTCGGCCTCGGCAGCCCCGCCGGCATCATCAACAACCAGCTCAAGATGCCGAACCTGCGGAAAAACGGCGTCACATTCACCCAGAGCGTGAGTCGCTACGAGTCGCACCGCGAAGTGATCGACGTGAACCAAGTCGTCGAGAAGGACCGCCTCGGCATCCGCATCATCGGCCTGAACGACGAGGAAAAATTCCGCCAGGAACCCGCCTTCGAGGACGACCGCCGCCTCTACGCCGCCGTTCGCTGGGAGCCGCGCCTCGTGAAGAACGGCACCACGCAGATCCAGGTCAGCTACGAGGACGGCAATATCCGCGCCAACCGCCCGCGCCTCAACCCGCCCGCCGACGGTCTCACCGTCTGGTTCGATGTGCTCAACAAGGTCGCGCTCGATCCCACCAACACCAGCGCGGTCACGAACAATCCCACGCTCGCCGCGCACCTCGGCTCCGCCGGCCGCTGGTTCGGCCAGGTCGGCGCCGTGTTCACCGATCCCGCCTCCAACGCGCAGGGCGGCAACGGCGTCCCCGCTTACATGATGAGCCGCGGCGGCACGCCCACCTACACCCAGTGGTATGGCGTCTACAATTACACCTCCGCCGGCAACAACCCGAATTTCTTCCTCAACAAACTCTACGCGCCCGCCGGCGAAGCCTACGCCGGACTCTGGCGCGCGCAGGAAATCAGCGACCCGTCGATCTTCAACTTCTACGACCAGCTCCTCGACGGTCCGAACAAATCCGAGAGCACCGACTTCAACGCCCTCAACGCCGTCGTCCGCCAGACGTTCCTCAATGACGCCGTCGGCCTCGAACTCGCCTACGACAAGCAGGAGCACTCGCGCCGCAATCGCAGCCTCATCGGTTTCGACGCCGCCATAATCCACGTCGACATGCAGTCCAAGCTCGTCGACGGCTCGCCCAACCCGAACTTCGGCCGCCCGTATTTCGCCTCCGACTCCATCGGCAACTACATGGTCGACACCGACCGCGAAGCCTGGCGCGCCACCGCTTACGGCACCGCCGACTTCACGAAGAAAACCTCCTGGCTGCGCCACCTCGGCCGCCACGTCTTCACCGGCGTCTACAGCAAACAGGAGAGCGAGCGCCTCTCGCGCACCTACCAGGGCTACGCCTACACGCTCGACCAGAACGTCTACGCCGACAGCTCCACCGCGCAGTCCTATCCGGGTTACGTCGCCCTCCACTACCTCGGCGGCTCGATCGCCAACCGCACCTCCGCCTCCGGCGCCAACATCCAGGGCCTCACCGCACTGCACGAGCCGGCGGCCACCGGCACCGCGTTGCTCTTCGACAACCGCATCGACAAATGGGTCTACGCGCCCGTCTCGGTGATCACGCCCGAGCGCGATCTCGACAAACTCTACTCCAACGCCTCGCGCTCCTTCAACCGCACCGAGAGCTACTCCGCGATCTGGCAGAGCTACCTCCTGAACCGCAAACTCGTCGGCCTCGTCGGCTGGCGCCAGGACGAATACGATCTCTTCGACGCCGGCACGCCGCCGACCGTCAGCCCCACCGGCCAGGTCGACCCGTTCGCCGCGTCCTGGGTTTATCCGCAACAAGCCACCATCCACGCCAAGGACTCGACCGTCAGCTGGAGCGTCGTCGGCCACACGCCTGACTTCATCAAGCGCCGCCTGCCGCGCGGCATGGACGTCAGCCTCTCCTACAACCGCTCGGAAAACTTCCGTCCGTCCTCCACCGTCGCCGACGTCTATGGCCGGCCGTTCTCGCCGCCGCGCGGTTCGACGCGCGACTACGGCATCACGCTCTCGTTCGCCGACAACAAACTCGTCCTCCGCGCCATCCGCTACGAGACGCTCCAAGCGAACGACGTCAGCACGTTCTACAACACCTTCTGGCCCGGCAACGACGTCGTCCGCGCCATGAACGGCCTTCGCGGCACCAACACCTCCGAGGTGCTCATCAACCGCTGGTTCGGCTTCAAGCCCGGCGACGCCGATTACCTGCCGCTCCGCTCCGGCCTGACGAGCGGCACGAGCGCCAATCCCGGCCTCACCACCGCCGAACGCACCGCGCGCGACGCGTGGTTCGCCCGCCGCACCGTCGCCGAGTGGCTGCGCCCCGTCGACCCGTTGCTCGCGCAGACCTGGGCCTTCACCCAAAACGCCAGCGGCACCTGGTCCGCCACGCGCCCGCCCAATGTCGGCAACATCGCCGACACCGAATCGCGCGGCACCGAACTCGAAGTCACCTACAACCCGCTCCCGAACTGGCGCATGACCTTCAACGCCGTCCGCCAGGAGGCCGTGCGCACGAATTACGGCAAGGACTTCGAGGAATTCATCACCCGCAACCTCCCGCTCTGGACCGACGGCGACGGCGTCATCGCCGGCAGCATTCGCGACCAGAACGGCTTCGAGGACATCCCGTATTTCAACAGCGTCACCGGCTCGCGCCTCGGCGTGATGGCGATCAACAACATGTATGTGCCCTACCTGAACGCGCTCGCCGCCAACAACGCGTCGGTGCAAGAGCTGCGCAAGTGGCGCTTCAACTTCGTCAGCAACTACGAGTTCACGCGCGGCCCGCTCAAGGGCTTCTCCATCGGCGGCGCCACGCGCTGGCAGGACCGCGTCGCCATCGGTTACGGCGTGAAGAAAAACGCCGCCGGCCAATGGGTCTCCGACGTCAACCAGCCCTACTACGGCAGCGACGAACTCGACGTGGACCTCTGGCTGAAATACACCCGCCGCCTCGCGCGCGACAAAGTCCGCTGGACCGTGCAGCTCAATGTGCGCGACATCCTCGGCACCGACGACCTCATCGCCGTCACCGCGCAACCGAACGGCACCACCGCTTCGTTCCGCATCCCGCAGCCGCAGCAGTGGACGATCACCAATACGTTCGCGTTCTAA
- a CDS encoding DNA-binding transcriptional regulator: MLQGVAHYERSHRPWAAFLDDEARAEIDPQWLRSKRWDGVISRHTTPALVESCRQLRLPLVDLNDVPPFPGVPKIRPDNVALGHYGAEHFLERGYRHFAFCGFRNDGWACERRDGFLEALALAGRSCHVFDVDYPGNLTPFWDESQTDALAAWLKGMPKPVGVMCCNDLRALQVVSAAQNAGLLVPEEVAVLGANNETIRCELAYPPLSSVATNAFQSGYLAAECLAQLMRGETPSATDIRVEPIAVVPRYSTDVLAIEDRIVAAALGHIREHACHGVTVAQLQKITGASRSLLERKFRSLLGRSPQAEIRRVQISKIKQLLFETDFPMKKIAELTGFEHDEYMCVVFKRLTGVSPGAYRRRVQTQRPANAR; encoded by the coding sequence ATGCTCCAGGGCGTCGCGCACTACGAGCGTTCGCACCGGCCGTGGGCGGCGTTCCTCGACGATGAGGCGCGCGCCGAAATCGACCCGCAGTGGTTGCGCAGCAAGCGCTGGGACGGCGTCATCAGCCGCCACACGACGCCCGCGCTCGTCGAGTCGTGCCGGCAGTTGCGCCTCCCGCTCGTCGATCTCAACGACGTGCCGCCGTTTCCCGGCGTGCCGAAAATTCGTCCGGACAACGTCGCCCTCGGCCACTACGGCGCCGAGCACTTCCTCGAGCGCGGCTACCGCCACTTCGCCTTCTGCGGTTTTCGCAACGACGGCTGGGCCTGCGAGCGCCGCGACGGCTTCCTCGAGGCGCTCGCGCTCGCCGGGCGCAGCTGCCACGTGTTCGACGTCGATTATCCCGGCAACCTCACGCCGTTCTGGGACGAGAGTCAGACCGACGCTCTCGCTGCCTGGCTCAAGGGCATGCCGAAACCCGTCGGCGTGATGTGTTGCAACGACCTGCGCGCGCTGCAGGTCGTCAGCGCCGCGCAAAACGCCGGCCTGCTCGTGCCCGAGGAGGTCGCCGTGCTCGGCGCCAACAACGAGACCATTCGCTGCGAACTCGCTTACCCGCCGCTCTCGAGCGTCGCGACCAACGCCTTCCAATCCGGCTACCTCGCGGCCGAGTGCCTCGCCCAGCTCATGCGCGGCGAGACGCCGAGCGCCACCGACATCCGCGTCGAGCCGATCGCCGTCGTGCCGCGCTACTCCACCGACGTCCTCGCGATCGAGGACCGCATCGTCGCCGCCGCGCTCGGCCACATCCGCGAGCACGCCTGCCACGGCGTCACCGTGGCGCAGCTGCAGAAAATCACCGGCGCCTCGCGCAGCCTGCTGGAGCGGAAGTTCCGCAGCCTCCTCGGCCGTTCGCCGCAGGCCGAGATCCGGCGCGTGCAGATTTCCAAGATCAAGCAGCTGCTCTTCGAGACGGATTTCCCGATGAAGAAAATCGCCGAGCTCACCGGCTTCGAGCACGACGAATACATGTGCGTCGTCTTCAAGCGCCTCACCGGCGTTTCGCCCGGGGCGTATCGCCGCCGCGTGCAGACGCAGCGTCCGGCGAACGCGCGATGA
- a CDS encoding acetylxylan esterase — protein sequence MRFSIALPWAGWFRVAPLCGVLAAVGASPALEISPVPPAAQRRLATVRVEVVPDRADWTYTVGEPVRFRVAVRADGHPVPGAAITYTVAPEHTRAPRVRAEVPAEGLTIDGGTRSEPGFLRCIAETEVGGRKYRGLATVAFAPERVQSAQVNPTDFDAFWEKSRRELAAVPMQPEVTLLPEACTDELNVYHVSFRTIGVEWLGPSRIYGILCEPKAPGKYPALLRLPGAGVRPYAGDKSTAARGFITLEIGIHGLPVNLPKEVYDRLYAGALSDYATFNLDNRETFYFRRVYLGCVRANDFLATRASWDGRNLIAAGSSQGGRLAIVTAALDPRVTGVVAVHPGFCDVTPAALHRRGTGRLQPFSAEELAASVHATPAKCATAAYYDTVNFARRLRVPGYYTWGYNDEIVTPTSLHAAYNAITAPKTLELTLELGHAYTSEQWDAMQAWIERQTAPR from the coding sequence ATGCGTTTTTCGATCGCGTTGCCCTGGGCCGGGTGGTTCCGCGTCGCTCCACTCTGCGGCGTGCTCGCCGCGGTCGGCGCTTCCCCGGCGCTCGAAATCTCCCCCGTGCCTCCGGCCGCGCAGCGCCGACTCGCGACGGTGCGCGTGGAAGTCGTGCCCGACCGCGCCGATTGGACGTATACGGTCGGCGAGCCGGTGCGTTTCCGCGTGGCGGTGCGCGCGGACGGTCATCCGGTGCCCGGCGCCGCGATCACCTACACCGTCGCGCCCGAGCACACGCGCGCCCCGCGCGTGCGTGCGGAAGTGCCGGCGGAGGGATTGACGATCGACGGCGGCACGCGGAGCGAGCCGGGTTTCCTGCGTTGCATCGCGGAGACGGAAGTCGGCGGTCGCAAATACCGCGGGCTGGCCACCGTGGCGTTCGCGCCCGAGCGGGTCCAGTCGGCGCAGGTGAATCCGACGGATTTCGACGCGTTCTGGGAAAAGAGCCGCCGCGAACTCGCCGCGGTGCCGATGCAACCCGAGGTGACGCTCCTGCCCGAGGCGTGCACGGACGAGTTGAACGTCTACCACGTCAGCTTCCGCACGATCGGCGTCGAGTGGCTCGGGCCGTCGCGCATCTACGGCATCCTGTGCGAGCCGAAGGCGCCGGGGAAATACCCCGCGTTGCTCCGCCTGCCCGGCGCGGGCGTGCGGCCCTATGCGGGCGACAAATCCACCGCGGCGCGCGGTTTCATCACGCTCGAGATCGGCATCCACGGACTCCCGGTGAATTTGCCCAAGGAGGTCTACGACCGCCTCTACGCCGGGGCGCTGTCGGACTACGCGACGTTCAACCTCGATAATCGCGAGACGTTCTACTTTCGCCGCGTCTATCTCGGGTGCGTGCGGGCGAATGATTTTCTGGCCACGCGCGCCTCGTGGGACGGACGCAATCTCATCGCGGCCGGCTCGAGCCAGGGCGGGCGGCTCGCGATCGTCACGGCCGCGCTCGATCCGCGCGTGACGGGCGTGGTCGCCGTGCATCCGGGGTTTTGCGACGTGACGCCCGCCGCGCTGCACCGGCGCGGCACGGGGCGGCTGCAGCCGTTCAGCGCCGAAGAGTTGGCCGCCTCGGTGCACGCCACGCCGGCGAAGTGCGCGACCGCCGCCTATTACGACACCGTCAACTTCGCGCGCCGGCTGCGCGTGCCGGGTTACTACACGTGGGGCTACAACGACGAGATCGTCACGCCGACTTCGCTGCACGCCGCCTACAACGCCATCACCGCGCCCAAGACGCTCGAACTCACCCTCGAACTCGGCCACGCCTACACGAGCGAGCAATGGGACGCGATGCAGGCGTGGATCGAGCGGCAAACCGCGCCGCGTTGA
- a CDS encoding DEAD/DEAH box helicase family protein, whose translation MSTASSPNQTPEQVARDAIDAQLRASGWTVQSKDEIDFHAGEGQAVREYSTDSGPADYVLFVDGKPVGVIEAKKETLGQTITTVEEQTADYAAAKLKWVQSTGVPLPFLYQATGVIVRFTDQRDPKPRSREVFSFHRPETLRENLRHRSLRARLHDLPALDPTGLRACQIDAITNLDASLKAAKPRALVQMATGSGKTFTAITSIYRLLKHARVRRVLFLVDTRNLGEQAEQEFLAYTPNDDNRKFTELYTVTRLASSHLPTDAEVYISTIQRMYSILQGEELDASAEDENPAERSDRKREPIPVAYSAAVPPEFFDLIVIDECHRSIYNLWQQVLDYFDAFLVGLTATPDARTYGFFRQNVVSEYTHERAVADGVNVQGEIYVIETDVSKNGGTVLRGLVEKREKLTRARRWQQQDQDEAYSAKKLDRDIVNPSQLRTVIRTFRDQLPEIFPDRRDAAGAFEVPKTLIFAKTDSHADDIINLVREEFGEGNAFCKKVTFGSDQGVKKITFTPGSDERVVADDFVMPPEDPKSVLSQFRNGYHPRIAVTVDMIATGTDVKPLECLLFLRDVKSKGYFEQMKGRGTRTLDLDGLRKATPSAKSAKTHYVIVDAIGVTRSLKTDSRPPVTRPTVPFKDLAMEVVMGATDADTVSSLAGRLARIDRQLTPLQKHALATRMGGTTVSQIVGALFHALDGDAIEQKARELAGVPPAADPGDTARERAQQQLVAAARAPLTGAVVTQIVAFCTENMQTIDHDTQDKVLRAEWDADAQTRATAFVSDFETFCRDHRDRLDALTIYYTQPQRRAHVTLAQIQTVLDTLRTHAPRLAPHRVWDAYARLDAVPDNARPLTELTALVALLRRACGLDQKLTPFADTVRRNFRDWILRKNAGKPFNAEQTAFLQLIRDHVATACRLEREDLDYAPFDAKGGLGKMYELFGERMDALIEEANQELTA comes from the coding sequence ATGTCCACCGCCTCGTCGCCCAATCAGACTCCCGAGCAGGTCGCTCGCGACGCGATCGATGCCCAGCTCCGCGCCTCCGGCTGGACCGTGCAGTCGAAGGACGAGATCGATTTCCACGCCGGCGAAGGTCAGGCCGTCCGCGAATACTCCACCGACTCCGGCCCGGCCGACTACGTCCTCTTCGTCGATGGCAAACCGGTCGGCGTGATCGAGGCCAAGAAGGAAACGCTCGGCCAAACGATCACGACCGTGGAGGAGCAAACCGCCGACTACGCCGCCGCCAAATTGAAGTGGGTCCAATCCACCGGCGTGCCACTCCCGTTTCTCTACCAAGCCACCGGCGTCATCGTCCGCTTCACCGACCAGCGCGATCCCAAGCCCCGCTCGCGCGAAGTGTTCTCGTTCCACCGTCCCGAAACACTCCGCGAAAATCTCCGCCATCGCTCCCTCCGCGCCCGCCTTCACGATCTTCCCGCGCTCGACCCCACCGGCCTGCGCGCCTGCCAGATCGACGCCATCACGAATCTCGACGCCTCTCTCAAAGCCGCCAAGCCCCGCGCGCTCGTCCAGATGGCCACCGGCTCGGGCAAGACCTTCACCGCTATCACGTCGATCTACCGGCTGCTCAAGCACGCCCGCGTCCGCCGCGTGCTCTTCCTCGTCGACACACGCAACCTCGGCGAGCAGGCCGAGCAGGAGTTCCTCGCCTACACGCCGAACGACGACAACCGCAAGTTCACCGAACTCTACACCGTCACGCGCCTCGCTTCCTCCCACCTGCCGACCGACGCCGAGGTCTACATCTCCACCATCCAGCGGATGTATTCGATTCTCCAAGGCGAGGAGCTCGACGCCTCCGCCGAGGACGAAAATCCCGCCGAGCGCTCCGACCGCAAGCGCGAGCCCATCCCCGTCGCCTATTCCGCCGCCGTCCCGCCCGAGTTCTTCGATCTCATCGTCATCGATGAGTGCCACCGCTCGATCTACAACCTCTGGCAACAGGTCCTCGACTACTTCGACGCCTTCCTCGTCGGCCTCACCGCCACGCCCGACGCCCGCACCTACGGCTTCTTCCGCCAAAACGTCGTCTCCGAATACACCCACGAACGCGCCGTCGCCGACGGCGTCAACGTCCAGGGCGAGATCTACGTCATCGAGACCGACGTCTCCAAAAACGGCGGCACCGTCCTCAGAGGCCTCGTCGAGAAACGCGAAAAACTCACCCGCGCCCGCCGCTGGCAGCAGCAGGACCAGGACGAGGCCTACTCCGCCAAGAAACTCGACCGCGACATCGTCAACCCCTCGCAGCTCCGCACCGTCATCCGCACGTTCCGCGACCAGCTCCCTGAAATATTCCCCGACCGCCGCGACGCCGCCGGCGCCTTCGAGGTCCCCAAGACCCTCATCTTCGCCAAGACCGACTCCCACGCCGACGACATCATCAACCTCGTCCGCGAGGAGTTCGGCGAGGGCAACGCCTTCTGCAAAAAGGTCACCTTCGGCTCCGACCAGGGCGTCAAAAAGATCACCTTCACGCCCGGCTCCGACGAGCGCGTCGTCGCGGACGACTTCGTCATGCCGCCCGAGGACCCCAAGTCCGTCCTCTCCCAGTTCCGCAACGGCTACCACCCGCGCATCGCCGTCACCGTGGACATGATCGCCACCGGCACCGACGTGAAACCGCTCGAGTGTCTGCTCTTCCTGCGCGACGTGAAATCGAAGGGCTACTTCGAGCAGATGAAGGGCCGCGGCACGCGCACGCTCGACCTCGACGGCCTCCGCAAGGCCACGCCCAGCGCCAAGTCCGCGAAAACCCACTACGTCATCGTCGACGCCATCGGCGTCACCCGCTCCCTCAAGACCGACAGCCGCCCGCCCGTCACCCGCCCCACCGTCCCCTTCAAAGACCTCGCCATGGAGGTCGTTATGGGCGCGACCGATGCCGACACCGTTTCCTCCCTCGCCGGCCGCCTCGCCCGCATCGACCGCCAGCTCACCCCGCTGCAAAAACACGCCCTCGCCACCCGCATGGGCGGCACCACCGTCAGCCAGATTGTCGGCGCGCTCTTCCACGCGCTCGACGGCGACGCCATCGAGCAAAAAGCCCGCGAACTCGCCGGCGTCCCGCCCGCCGCCGACCCCGGCGACACCGCCCGCGAACGCGCCCAGCAGCAGCTCGTCGCCGCCGCCCGCGCCCCGCTCACCGGCGCCGTCGTCACCCAGATCGTCGCCTTCTGCACCGAAAACATGCAGACCATCGACCACGACACGCAGGACAAAGTCCTCCGCGCCGAGTGGGATGCCGACGCCCAGACCCGCGCCACCGCCTTCGTCTCCGACTTCGAGACCTTCTGCCGCGATCACCGCGACCGGCTCGACGCGCTCACGATCTACTACACCCAGCCCCAACGCCGCGCCCACGTCACCCTCGCGCAGATCCAGACCGTGCTCGACACCCTCCGCACCCACGCCCCGCGCCTCGCGCCCCACCGCGTGTGGGACGCCTACGCCCGTCTCGACGCCGTGCCGGACAACGCCCGCCCCCTCACCGAATTGACCGCCCTCGTCGCCCTCCTCCGCCGCGCCTGCGGCCTCGATCAAAAACTCACGCCCTTCGCCGACACCGTGCGCCGCAACTTCCGCGACTGGATCCTCCGCAAAAATGCGGGAAAACCCTTCAACGCCGAGCAGACCGCCTTCCTCCAACTCATCCGCGACCACGTGGCAACCGCCTGCCGCCTCGAACGCGAGGACCTCGACTACGCCCCCTTCGACGCCAAAGGCGGTCTCGGGAAAATGTATGAACTCTTCGGCGAACGCATGGACGCCCTCATCGAAGAAGCCAACCAGGAGCTGACGGCGTGA